A segment of the Gossypium hirsutum isolate 1008001.06 chromosome D10, Gossypium_hirsutum_v2.1, whole genome shotgun sequence genome:
AAGTAAAAAAGAATCACGAGGTTCTTACCCAAAATGTCAAGTTCTCTCTTGAGGTGAGCTTTGTCCAAGTAAGCAGCTAAGGCCATACTAGACCCTTTAGACAAATACAACAAACAAAGTATGACCCACAAAGCCAAGAATATTAGCAAAGCCAAAGGGAAACCGAAAAAGAACCACGTGTTGAAACTGATAGGCTTTGCTTCCGGGAAGGAGCTCTTCCAAATGGCAGCCAATATAAGGTTGACACCTGTCCCCGTCAAGGTGCTCATTCCCCCTATCGGAGCGGCGTACGTGACCCCAAGAACCACCGCCCTACAGAAGTTGTTGATAGGGGTGGCGGCCCTGGCGGACCCGTCGGTGGGATTCACGGGGAGGCGTTGTAGGATCCCAGTGGCGACGGGCATCATCATCACGGCGCAGGCAACGTTGTGCATCCACATGCTGACGAAGGCTGTGGTGGCGCAGATGCCGAGTAAGAGAAAAGGTGGGCTCACTGGCTCACCGCAGAACCGCAAAGTTATCTGCAATTTTCGACGGCACCACCATGTTCATGTTCTATATATATACTTCGAGTCCCAAAGCTGAAGCTTTAGTTATAATTATGTAGAAAGATTCATGCTTTTGGTCAAATTATGGTTTTAGTCCCTTTATTATATTTGAAGGTAACCCGAGTTTTTCgtttttaagaaaagaaaacacTAATTCCAACATGTTAGACACAGTTTTCAATGAGTTTTGATCAAAACAGTTAACAATTTtagcttaaaatataaaaataaaggattaaatataaattattcttttcagggactaaaatacaatttcagtatattaacttataattttattatttatgaggggattaaatgataatttttttcatttttagggcAAAAATGTTTCTTACTGCTGGATTTAATATGTAACTATTTATACTAATTAACGATGTTATAAAcataaaggaccaaattatacaaaataaacaaCCCAAATTTAAGCACAGTTAAAGGAGCAAGATCACAATAACCATTTTTTCGTATGTATTGAAAAAAGTAACTTACATTTAAGGCCAATCTTCTATGAACGTTGTACCGTTCAACAGCAAGAACAAGCATGAAGCTACCCAGAAGCAGTGTAACGACGTCGTCCATGTAAGACCGAGCAACACCATCGGCGGAGGCAATTCCGAAAAGCGGAAACAAAAAGAGAGGTGCTATGGAGGTGATTGGCATCGGCACAGCCTCGGTTAGCCACCAAGCGAACACCCACGCCGTCACCGCTAACATGTTCCGGCTAGTCGTCGGGCCATCGAAGGTAACACAAAGGCAGATTACGGCACACAAAAGGGGACCTAACAGGATGCAGAAATTTTTAAGTGTAGCCATGGATTTAAGTGAAAAAGGGGGTGGTGGTGGTGACGACGGTTGGCTTCGATCGTTGACGGGGAGAAATGGGGTTTTAGGATCATCGTATGCCATTTCTGCTTTAAAAAAAGGTGTCAAAGATGGATTATTAGCTCAACAATGGGGAAAGGGAGGCTGACTGGCTGAGACGAAGCTTGTTCTTATATTTGAAGCCATGGAGGTTTAGGGAAGTGAAGGACAATTAACATGGATATGAAATTAAGATGgtttaatttgtgattttagtcctcagttatgctaaattttaaaatttaatactttaatttaatataatttgattatttttcttttgtaatGTCATTGATAGGTACAAATTGATAATTCTCTTTAAAAAGTTAACTTTAAGCATTTGATCCGCATGTAAATTTCCTAATAGTTAAACATATTTTGTTTTAAGGGGCtagaaatgaataaaagaaaattgggaggctaaatataattttatcattatattaatttgtggttttttaaaaattaaaggaactagataaaaaaaatgtttcaTTTTTAGAGGGACCAAGACCAGTGCTTCCCTTCCATCCACTTGGACTATGTGGCCGAAGTTTTCATGTACTAGATtaatcaaattatgtaaaataaaagtaaagagtttaattttttaacttttagcaTACTGGAGGGATTAAGATCATGATTATACCAAATAAGATTTGGGTATTATAAAAAGGGGGCAAAAACAGAACTAATTGAGACATTTTTGGGAAAGGTGTTGGATGATAGGCCAAATAAAAAACCACGTGTatatattctagaacttacttttAAACTAAAGCAATAGTTGAAGATGAACTTTGTTGATTAAATCCTTCCCTACAATGATtgaatattataatgtaaaaatagtaaaaaatttcaaatacgatAAATGTTAGATCTATGCTAAATTGCGTTTACTGTTTCCTGTTTCAGGTGTGATTTGGATTCAAATTATATTAGTTGCGTTTGTTATTTGAGTATTATCCTATTAttgtaatttattaaaaaatatattattatttacgagtaaagtttataaaatgttttaggataaaagatagataaaatattttaaaagattaaagtataattttattattatattaatttatatattttttaaactaaaagGATTGTATAAGTAATTTGTCATTTTTAAAGAGATCACGCTACTGCCTATCCTTCTTAGGGGTGTTTACAGTTCAATTAAAACTGAATTAACCGACTGAAccgatctaatttggttaatcaGTCGGAAGTCAGTTaatgattttttagaattttggttATCGGTTAATTCGATTCGAAATTGGGTAATTAACTGAATTGACCGAAATATTTGTTGTCTTCAAGACTTATGTAGTGTTTAGATGTTAACTTTCAAGACTTATCGGTTAAtgatttaaagttttttaaactactaaatagaagaaa
Coding sequences within it:
- the LOC107930303 gene encoding tonoplast dicarboxylate transporter isoform X1, which codes for MAYDDPKTPFLPVNDRSQPSSPPPPPFSLKSMATLKNFCILLGPLLCAVICLCVTFDGPTTSRNMLAVTAWVFAWWLTEAVPMPITSIAPLFLFPLFGIASADGVARSYMDDVVTLLLGSFMLVLAVERYNVHRRLALNITLRFCGEPVSPPFLLLGICATTAFVSMWMHNVACAVMMMPVATGILQRLPVNPTDGSARAATPINNFCRAVVLGVTYAAPIGGMSTLTGTGVNLILAAIWKSSFPEAKPISFNTWFFFGFPLALLIFLALWVILCLLYLSKGSSMALAAYLDKAHLKRELDILGPMAFAEKMVLAVFGTTIALWMTRSITEDIPGWGALFHGRAGDGTVSVMVATLLFILPNGKQKGEKLMDWNECKKLPWNIILLLGAGFAIADGMQSSGLADILSKALDFLEQVPYIAIAPVVCLISAIITEFITSNDAAATLVVPLLSQMARTVNVHPLALMVPGAIGSQLAFMLPTGTPPNIVGFTTGHIDIMDMMKTGLLLKIVGTAIVSLLMPTLGAYVFGTKGGLQ
- the LOC107930303 gene encoding tonoplast dicarboxylate transporter isoform X2, whose translation is MAYDDPKTPFLPVNDRSQPSSPPPPPFSLKSMATLKNFCILLGPLLCAVICLCVTFDGPTTSRNMLAVTAWVFAWWLTEAVPMPITSIAPLFLFPLFGIASADGVARSYMDDVVTLLLGSFMLVLAVERYNVHRRLALNITLRFCGEPVSPPFLLLGICATTAFVSMWMHNVACAVMMMPVATGILQRLPVNPTDGSARAATPINNFCRAVVLGVTYAAPIGGMSTLTGTGVNLILAAIWKSSFPEAKPISFNTWFFFGFPLALLIFLALWVILCLLYLSKGSSMALAAYLDKAHLKRELDILGPMAFAEKMVLAVFGTTIALWMTRSITEDIPGWGALFHGRAGDGTVSVMVATLLFILPNGKQKGEKLMDWNECKKLPWNIILLLGAGFAIADGMQSSGLADILSKALDFLEQVPYIAIAPVVCLISAIITEFITSNDAAATLVVPLLSQMARTVNVHPLALMVPGAIGSQLAFMLPTGTPPNIVGFTTGHIDIMDMMKTGLLLKIVGTAIVSLLMPTLGGLQ